GCCTTCAGAGGGATTCAGGCAGGTATTGCAGGTCGCAAGATGAGAGAACCCGGGTATCACATAAACCATCTGATTGAGGTATCGCAAATGAAAAATCTTTTACTGATAACATTTCTCTTCTTTCCCCTGGCCCTTGCCGGTTGCAGTGGCGAAAAATACGGTTCCGGGGTCGATCCTGGCGCACCGAAGGTTCAGGTCAGGGATGTCTTTTTGAAGCAGGCGCTCATGGGAAAAAAAGTCACCCTCGAGGGCAAAATTGTCTCGCAATGCCAGTCCAATGGCTGCTGGTTCTATCTGCAGGACGAAACCGGACAGATCTATATTGACCTCGCGAAAAGCCAATTAACCCTGCCGTCGCGGCCGGGCAGGCAGGTTGTTGCCAGCGGCACCGTGGCCCGGTCGAAACAGAACTACGCACTCATTGCTACCGGAGTTGAAGTGAAATGAACGGCTACCTGAAACTTGCCGGCAAGAATCTTCTGCGGCACCGGACCCGCAGTGCCTTGACCATGCTCGGGATTGCCGCTTCGGTTGGCGTTCTGTTTTCAGTGCTCTCTTTTAACCAGGGTTTTACCAAGGGGCTGGCGGTCGAACTGGAGCGCACCGGATTACACTTCATGGTTGTCCCTTCCGGGTGTGCCCATGAGGTT
The nucleotide sequence above comes from Desulfuromonas sp.. Encoded proteins:
- a CDS encoding DNA-binding protein, which codes for MKNLLLITFLFFPLALAGCSGEKYGSGVDPGAPKVQVRDVFLKQALMGKKVTLEGKIVSQCQSNGCWFYLQDETGQIYIDLAKSQLTLPSRPGRQVVASGTVARSKQNYALIATGVEVK